Proteins from a single region of Fodinibius sp. Rm-B-1B1-1:
- a CDS encoding L-fucose/L-arabinose isomerase family protein: MIEQRKPRIGLLGIMQELYDDDIPGITEHQEKYAQEVCEQLSDVAEWDFPGAARNREDIEEILGDFNHKNLDGVMIVMLTYGPAMRTVRALQKNNLPLLLANIQPVSEVTTDWDMDDLTYNQGIHGAQDMANAILRTCGDNFEVISADWKSDEFEDYVGDWAHAAQAASELRQMKIASIGKMHGMGDTLSDEAAFTRIIGPEVNREYMGQVFRNMESVSKEEVESQMAIERDRFDVDDDMPDENFRYAVRMYLGFKKFLEDGNYRGFSAHFDTFKGDGRFEQINMLAASNLMAEGYGYAAEGDTNTASMVAAGHILDEDAHFTEMYAMDFKRESMLMSHMGEGNWKVARKDEPVRLANRELGIGDLNNPPTTVFRVEPGPATIVSLVHIEGEEFRLVTAQGEVLDSKKYPTIEMPYFHFKPDSGLRACNDAWLKAGGTHHQTLLMGDQRQKWQMLCNILDIEYLEV; the protein is encoded by the coding sequence ATGATTGAACAGCGAAAACCACGAATCGGCCTTTTGGGTATCATGCAGGAATTATACGATGATGATATTCCGGGTATCACAGAACATCAGGAAAAATATGCACAAGAGGTTTGTGAACAACTCAGCGATGTAGCAGAGTGGGATTTTCCCGGTGCTGCCCGAAATCGTGAAGATATTGAAGAGATTCTTGGAGATTTTAATCACAAAAACTTGGACGGGGTGATGATCGTTATGCTTACCTACGGGCCGGCAATGCGAACTGTTCGCGCGTTGCAGAAGAATAATCTCCCTTTGTTATTAGCGAATATTCAACCTGTATCCGAAGTCACAACCGACTGGGATATGGATGACCTAACCTATAACCAGGGTATTCATGGTGCACAAGATATGGCAAATGCCATTTTGCGAACCTGTGGTGACAATTTCGAAGTGATTTCTGCTGATTGGAAAAGCGATGAGTTTGAAGATTATGTTGGAGATTGGGCTCATGCAGCGCAGGCGGCCTCTGAATTAAGACAGATGAAGATCGCTTCTATTGGGAAAATGCACGGTATGGGAGATACGCTTTCTGATGAGGCAGCATTTACCCGCATCATTGGTCCCGAAGTTAACCGAGAATATATGGGGCAAGTATTTCGAAATATGGAATCGGTCTCCAAAGAAGAAGTTGAAAGCCAAATGGCTATAGAAAGAGATCGTTTTGATGTCGATGATGATATGCCTGATGAAAACTTTCGTTATGCTGTGCGCATGTATTTGGGCTTTAAGAAGTTTTTAGAAGATGGAAACTATCGAGGCTTTTCAGCCCATTTTGATACCTTCAAAGGGGATGGACGTTTTGAACAGATCAATATGCTTGCGGCCTCGAATTTGATGGCTGAAGGCTATGGTTATGCCGCTGAAGGAGATACCAATACGGCCAGTATGGTCGCAGCGGGTCATATCCTCGATGAGGATGCCCATTTTACTGAAATGTATGCCATGGATTTTAAGCGTGAATCGATGCTTATGAGTCACATGGGGGAAGGAAATTGGAAGGTTGCCCGTAAAGATGAACCTGTTCGTTTGGCCAACCGGGAGTTGGGAATCGGAGACTTGAATAATCCCCCAACAACGGTATTTCGCGTGGAACCGGGTCCTGCAACGATTGTTTCGTTAGTCCATATCGAGGGAGAAGAATTTCGATTAGTGACAGCACAGGGTGAGGTATTAGATTCTAAAAAATATCCTACGATAGAAATGCCGTATTTCCATTTTAAACCGGATTCAGGATTGCGTGCCTGCAACGATGCTTGGCTTAAAGCTGGTGGAACTCATCATCAAACACTGTTGATGGGTGATCAGCGCCAAAAATGGCAAATGCTCTGTAACATTCTCGATATCGAATATCTTGAGGTTTAA
- a CDS encoding NUDIX hydrolase, with the protein MENYYKDHDRILVALDCIIFGFDRNGLKLLLIKRDFEPEKGKWSLMGGFLNREESLDEAADRILHKLTGLENVYLEQLYGFGEVDRDPVERTVSIAYYALINIHQHDKELMDKYSARWFPIDDLPDLIFDHNQMVEAAKSRLKYRASHEPVGFELLPEKFTMPELQILYEGIYETELDKRNFRRRILSMNILTKTDEKQKKYSKKGAYLYKFNEDKYEEKVEKGDSLTFKPIKL; encoded by the coding sequence ATGGAAAATTATTATAAAGATCACGACCGAATACTTGTAGCACTCGATTGTATTATTTTTGGCTTTGATCGCAATGGGTTAAAGCTGTTACTGATCAAGAGGGATTTTGAGCCAGAAAAGGGAAAGTGGTCGCTTATGGGCGGGTTCTTAAACCGGGAGGAAAGTCTTGATGAGGCTGCCGACCGTATCCTCCATAAACTAACAGGGCTTGAAAATGTGTATCTCGAACAACTTTATGGATTTGGTGAAGTAGACCGTGACCCCGTTGAACGAACCGTCTCCATTGCTTACTACGCGCTAATCAATATCCATCAACACGATAAGGAATTGATGGACAAATACAGTGCTCGCTGGTTCCCGATTGACGATTTGCCTGACCTCATTTTTGATCACAATCAAATGGTTGAAGCTGCCAAGTCGCGCCTTAAATACCGGGCTTCTCACGAACCGGTTGGCTTTGAACTACTTCCCGAGAAATTTACGATGCCCGAGCTGCAGATATTATACGAGGGCATTTATGAAACAGAGCTCGATAAACGGAACTTTCGCAGACGTATTTTATCTATGAATATTTTGACCAAAACGGATGAAAAACAAAAAAAATATTCTAAGAAGGGAGCTTATCTCTACAAGTTCAATGAGGACAAATATGAAGAGAAAGTTGAAAAGGGAGATAGCCTTACCTTTAAGCCCATAAAATTGTAA
- a CDS encoding sodium:solute symporter, translating into MGTLAAIDWIVIGLYFLLIAGLAWWVINQKTDTTTDYFLAGRHLGWIIVGTSIFASNIGSEHLVGLTGTGATDGVAMAHYELHAWCLLILGWVMLPFYIRSRVFTMPEFLEKRFSPMARTVLSGVSLLAYVLTKIAVGIFAGGIVFSVLMPELSFMGMNSFWLGSVLVIVFTGLYTVLGGLRAVAYTEAVQTLVLIFGSVMVLYYGLDAIGGWSRLVEVAGPEMFDLWKPIVPEGTEATWAPVMGEDQMAWYFNSNYPWLGMLFAAPIVGLWYWTTDQYIVQRALGAPNEKEGRRGTIAAAFLKLLPVFLFIIPGIIAFALAKSGDLAIMQQELLNEQGEIINQNAQASFPLLVAHILPVGIRGIVVAGLLAALMSSLAGVFNASSTLFTMDFYSKFKPEASEEHLVWMGRLATVVMVVIGLLWIPVIQGSRGLYDYLQGVQAYLAPPIFVVFFFGIFFKRLNKQGALWALFVGLFLGLFRLAIDTPVMLGDMSYAEGSFFWIVNNIFFQYYSLFIFLTCIAVMFGVSYATEPPKYEKISGLTYGTLTEEDKRKSRESWNWVDVTLSVLLVVVIGFIYIYFS; encoded by the coding sequence ATGGGAACATTAGCAGCAATTGATTGGATTGTTATTGGGCTGTATTTCTTGCTGATTGCGGGATTGGCCTGGTGGGTAATAAATCAAAAAACAGACACAACAACCGATTATTTTCTTGCCGGTCGGCATTTGGGGTGGATTATTGTTGGTACCTCAATATTTGCTTCAAACATTGGTTCTGAGCATCTGGTGGGGCTTACCGGAACGGGGGCTACTGATGGTGTAGCAATGGCACATTACGAGCTGCATGCCTGGTGTTTGTTGATTTTAGGATGGGTGATGTTGCCATTCTATATTCGCTCACGTGTTTTTACGATGCCTGAATTCCTCGAAAAACGGTTTTCACCCATGGCTCGGACGGTGCTCTCGGGAGTGTCATTATTGGCATACGTACTTACTAAGATTGCAGTAGGTATTTTTGCCGGCGGTATTGTATTCAGTGTTTTGATGCCTGAACTTTCTTTTATGGGGATGAATAGTTTTTGGCTCGGTTCGGTGCTTGTTATTGTATTTACTGGGTTATATACGGTGCTGGGTGGGCTTCGTGCCGTAGCTTACACCGAGGCCGTGCAAACCCTGGTACTTATTTTTGGGTCGGTTATGGTACTGTATTACGGCTTGGACGCAATTGGTGGTTGGAGTCGTCTTGTTGAAGTTGCAGGACCTGAAATGTTTGACCTCTGGAAACCAATCGTCCCTGAAGGGACTGAGGCTACGTGGGCTCCTGTGATGGGAGAGGATCAAATGGCATGGTATTTTAACAGCAACTATCCTTGGTTGGGTATGTTGTTTGCTGCTCCTATTGTAGGTTTATGGTACTGGACTACCGATCAATATATCGTTCAGAGAGCTTTAGGTGCGCCGAATGAAAAGGAAGGTCGTCGAGGAACTATTGCGGCTGCTTTCTTGAAATTGCTGCCCGTATTTTTATTTATCATCCCCGGGATTATTGCTTTTGCATTGGCAAAATCTGGGGATTTAGCGATTATGCAGCAAGAGTTGCTAAATGAGCAGGGAGAGATTATTAATCAAAATGCCCAAGCTTCCTTTCCGTTATTAGTGGCTCATATTTTACCTGTAGGCATCCGTGGTATCGTTGTCGCAGGACTATTAGCTGCTTTGATGAGTTCATTAGCCGGTGTATTTAATGCCTCGTCAACACTTTTTACCATGGACTTTTATAGCAAATTTAAACCCGAAGCATCCGAAGAGCATCTTGTATGGATGGGACGTCTTGCTACGGTTGTCATGGTTGTTATTGGCTTACTTTGGATACCGGTGATTCAAGGAAGTCGCGGATTATATGATTACTTGCAAGGTGTACAGGCGTATTTGGCACCGCCTATATTTGTGGTCTTTTTCTTTGGAATCTTTTTCAAAAGACTCAATAAGCAAGGGGCATTATGGGCACTGTTTGTAGGATTATTTCTGGGACTATTCAGATTGGCTATAGACACACCCGTAATGTTGGGAGATATGTCTTATGCCGAAGGGTCATTCTTTTGGATTGTCAATAATATCTTCTTCCAATATTATAGCCTGTTTATTTTCTTAACCTGCATTGCAGTAATGTTTGGTGTAAGTTATGCAACAGAACCTCCAAAATATGAGAAAATATCTGGATTGACTTACGGTACACTTACCGAAGAAGATAAACGTAAATCTCGTGAGAGTTGGAACTGGGTAGATGTAACACTATCTGTATTACTGGTAGTCGTAATTGGATTTATCTACATCTATTTCAGTTAG
- a CDS encoding L-ribulose-5-phosphate 4-epimerase, with protein MSEFQDLKKVAYRSNMRLPELGLVLFTFGNASAADHEREVFAIKPSGVPYDELNVDDIVIVDFDGNVVEGEMRPSSDTDTHAVLYKHWGNIGGIVHTHSTYGTAWAQAQKDIPIMGTTHADHLTDDIPCAPPMSDEMIQGDYEEQTGHQIINALDNRGLSYEEVEMILVGNHAPFTWGQTAEKAVYNSAVLEEVAKMAYLARQINPEAPRLKDTLIKKHWDRKHGDDAYYGQEN; from the coding sequence ATGAGTGAATTTCAAGATTTAAAGAAAGTTGCCTATCGCAGTAATATGCGTCTGCCAGAGCTGGGTTTGGTGCTTTTTACGTTTGGAAATGCCAGTGCTGCAGACCATGAGCGAGAAGTTTTTGCGATAAAGCCGAGTGGGGTGCCTTACGATGAGTTAAATGTGGATGATATTGTGATTGTTGATTTTGACGGTAATGTGGTGGAGGGAGAAATGCGCCCTTCTTCAGATACGGACACACATGCCGTTTTGTATAAACATTGGGGAAATATTGGTGGAATTGTCCATACACATTCGACTTACGGTACGGCCTGGGCTCAGGCACAAAAAGATATCCCGATTATGGGTACTACGCATGCCGACCATTTAACGGATGATATTCCGTGTGCACCACCGATGAGTGATGAGATGATTCAAGGGGATTATGAAGAGCAAACCGGTCATCAAATTATTAATGCACTGGACAATCGCGGATTGTCGTATGAAGAAGTAGAGATGATTTTGGTTGGGAATCATGCCCCGTTTACATGGGGCCAGACGGCTGAAAAAGCTGTTTATAACAGTGCGGTGCTTGAGGAAGTGGCAAAAATGGCATACTTGGCACGACAAATAAATCCCGAAGCCCCACGGCTGAAAGATACACTTATCAAAAAGCACTGGGATCGCAAACATGGCGATGATGCTTACTACGGACAAGAAAATTAA
- a CDS encoding ribulokinase, whose amino-acid sequence MSAQNNCVIGIDYGTDSVRSVLVDTEGNKLSESVHQYSRWKDKKYCQPTENQFRHHPLDYLEGLENTLSNVLQNVDDEIAANVKGIAVDTTGSTPVAVDKTGTPLAFKDEYAENPNAMFILWKDHTAVKEAEEITDLARSWDGPDYTKYVGGIYSSEWFWAKILHTIRNDQQIRDAAYSWVELCDWVPYELTGGDDVHQMKRSRCAAGHKAMWHEEFDGLPSKEYLSTLDPELADLRDRLFTDTFTSDQPAGTLSKKWAQKLGLSEDVVVSVGAFDAHMGAVGGEIEPYYLSRVMGTSTCDILVAPYDDVQDNLVKGICGQVDGSVIPGMVGLEAGQSSFGDVYAWFRDVILEPFAQVIDESDLLSDDQKRKLIDEAEDKLIPKLSKAAAEVEEVDTGIVALDWLNGRRTPDANQLLKGAIEGLDLGSDAGRIFKALVEATCFGAKAIVERFRDEGIPIEGIIGLGGVAKKSPYVMQTLANVLDMPIKIAKSDQVCATGAAMFAATAADLFSDVSEAKDVMGNGFGTIYEPNPDKTEQYQRLYHQYQSLGEAIEKRIEDKTN is encoded by the coding sequence ATGAGTGCTCAAAACAATTGTGTAATTGGTATTGACTACGGTACAGATTCGGTACGTTCAGTGTTGGTTGATACCGAAGGAAATAAGCTTTCAGAATCTGTGCATCAGTATTCGCGCTGGAAAGATAAGAAGTATTGTCAGCCTACTGAAAATCAGTTTCGTCACCATCCACTTGATTACCTTGAAGGATTGGAGAATACACTATCCAACGTATTACAAAATGTTGATGATGAAATTGCAGCCAATGTTAAAGGTATTGCCGTTGATACGACTGGATCTACGCCGGTTGCAGTAGATAAAACTGGTACGCCGCTGGCGTTTAAGGATGAATATGCAGAGAATCCCAATGCAATGTTTATCCTGTGGAAAGATCATACAGCGGTTAAAGAAGCCGAAGAAATTACCGATTTAGCTCGTTCGTGGGATGGACCTGATTACACAAAATATGTGGGCGGTATTTATTCTTCAGAATGGTTTTGGGCTAAGATTCTACACACTATCCGTAACGATCAGCAGATTCGTGATGCGGCCTATTCTTGGGTAGAGCTTTGCGACTGGGTTCCCTATGAGCTTACTGGAGGGGACGATGTGCATCAGATGAAAAGAAGCCGTTGTGCTGCCGGACACAAGGCAATGTGGCATGAAGAATTTGATGGATTGCCGAGCAAAGAATATCTGTCTACGTTAGATCCTGAGCTTGCTGATCTTCGAGACCGACTGTTTACCGATACCTTCACCTCGGATCAGCCGGCGGGAACACTATCAAAAAAATGGGCCCAAAAGCTTGGTTTGTCGGAAGATGTTGTTGTTTCGGTGGGAGCATTTGATGCACATATGGGTGCTGTTGGCGGAGAAATTGAACCTTACTACTTGAGCCGTGTAATGGGTACTTCCACCTGTGATATTTTAGTTGCTCCCTATGATGATGTGCAAGACAATCTTGTAAAGGGTATTTGTGGACAAGTTGATGGTTCAGTTATTCCGGGTATGGTTGGACTTGAGGCTGGGCAGTCCTCGTTTGGGGATGTTTATGCTTGGTTCAGGGATGTAATTCTTGAGCCTTTTGCTCAAGTAATTGATGAGTCTGATTTACTTTCGGATGATCAGAAACGGAAATTGATTGATGAAGCAGAAGATAAATTGATTCCAAAGTTATCGAAAGCTGCAGCTGAGGTCGAAGAAGTTGATACAGGTATTGTGGCTCTTGATTGGCTTAATGGTCGACGTACGCCCGATGCTAATCAGCTTTTGAAAGGAGCTATTGAGGGCTTGGATCTTGGCAGTGATGCCGGACGAATTTTTAAAGCTCTTGTGGAAGCTACTTGTTTTGGTGCCAAGGCTATTGTCGAGCGGTTCCGGGATGAAGGAATCCCTATAGAAGGAATTATTGGCCTGGGCGGTGTTGCAAAAAAATCTCCATATGTAATGCAAACGCTGGCTAATGTACTTGATATGCCGATTAAAATTGCCAAATCAGATCAAGTTTGTGCAACTGGTGCGGCTATGTTTGCAGCTACAGCTGCGGATTTATTTTCTGATGTAAGCGAAGCCAAGGATGTCATGGGTAATGGGTTTGGAACAATTTATGAACCTAATCCCGATAAAACTGAACAGTACCAGAGGTTGTACCATCAGTACCAATCGCTGGGAGAGGCCATAGAGAAACGAATCGAAGATAAGACTAATTAA
- a CDS encoding alpha-N-arabinofuranosidase — MKKIILTPLMVLLLGCFAATAQNSMVITADQPQSTISEHIYGQFSEHLGTGVYGGLWVGENSDIPNTDGFRNDVIQALKELEVPNVRWPGGCFADEYHWRDGIGPRDERPVRINTHWGMVEEKNQVGTHEFMRLTELIDTEPYISANVGSGTPKEMANWIEYMTYDGNSTLANLRRENGQDEAWEVKFWGIGNESWGCGGNMQADYYADLYRRYATFAKNYSGNELFKIASGFSDDRYQWTETVVEEAGNQMDAISLHYYTLPTGNWQKKGPSKDFGEDMYFSTLKEGLVMDKYVKQHSNRMDKYDPEKRITLAVDEWGVWTDPIEGSNPGFLQQQNSIRDALVASTTLDILNKHSDRVRIANIAQTVNVLQAMILTEGKQMIKTPTYHVFDFYTVHHNTKLLPLHLDAGTYEYKGENIPAVSATASKSDDGTVNLTVSNLHASETQEVTADIRGADLSSVNDARILTGDAVDAINTFDNPDNVSPQSYTDYELKGGELTLQIPSKSVIVLRIQ, encoded by the coding sequence ATGAAGAAAATAATATTGACGCCGTTAATGGTTTTATTGCTGGGTTGTTTTGCAGCTACAGCACAGAATAGTATGGTTATTACGGCCGATCAGCCGCAAAGCACCATCAGTGAACATATTTATGGGCAGTTTTCTGAGCACTTGGGAACCGGCGTATATGGCGGACTCTGGGTGGGGGAGAATTCTGATATTCCTAATACCGATGGTTTTCGCAATGATGTCATTCAAGCATTGAAAGAGTTAGAGGTTCCCAACGTACGATGGCCGGGTGGTTGTTTTGCCGATGAGTACCACTGGAGAGATGGCATAGGTCCGCGTGATGAGCGCCCCGTTCGCATTAATACACACTGGGGAATGGTAGAAGAAAAGAACCAGGTAGGAACACACGAATTTATGCGTCTGACCGAATTGATTGATACGGAACCGTATATCTCGGCGAACGTGGGAAGTGGAACGCCCAAAGAGATGGCTAACTGGATTGAATATATGACTTACGATGGCAATAGCACCCTTGCCAATTTGCGGCGCGAAAATGGTCAGGACGAAGCCTGGGAAGTGAAATTCTGGGGTATTGGTAACGAAAGTTGGGGCTGCGGTGGAAATATGCAGGCCGATTATTATGCAGATTTGTATCGCCGATACGCAACCTTTGCCAAAAATTATAGCGGCAATGAACTCTTTAAAATTGCCAGTGGTTTTTCTGATGATAGGTATCAATGGACCGAAACAGTTGTAGAGGAGGCCGGCAACCAAATGGATGCGATTTCGCTGCATTATTATACCTTGCCAACCGGTAATTGGCAGAAAAAAGGTCCCTCAAAAGACTTTGGTGAAGACATGTATTTTTCTACCCTCAAAGAGGGACTTGTTATGGATAAATATGTAAAGCAGCACTCCAATCGTATGGATAAATATGATCCCGAAAAGCGTATTACCCTGGCTGTTGATGAATGGGGTGTTTGGACCGATCCTATTGAAGGTAGTAATCCCGGATTTTTACAGCAACAGAATTCTATTCGTGATGCATTGGTAGCTTCAACGACACTTGATATCCTTAATAAGCACAGCGATCGCGTTCGTATTGCAAATATAGCACAGACTGTAAATGTGTTACAGGCGATGATTCTTACCGAAGGGAAACAGATGATTAAAACCCCAACCTACCATGTATTTGATTTTTACACAGTGCATCATAATACTAAGCTTTTACCGCTGCATTTAGATGCCGGTACTTATGAATATAAGGGGGAAAATATTCCAGCCGTTAGCGCTACCGCTTCAAAAAGTGATGATGGAACAGTAAACCTTACCGTTTCAAATTTACATGCATCCGAAACACAAGAAGTAACAGCTGATATTCGGGGTGCAGATTTATCATCGGTAAATGATGCTCGTATTCTTACGGGCGATGCTGTGGATGCTATTAATACCTTTGATAATCCCGATAACGTATCACCGCAAAGTTATACCGATTACGAGCTCAAAGGAGGCGAGTTGACGTTGCAGATTCCCTCAAAATCTGTTATCGTCTTACGCATTCAGTAA
- a CDS encoding aldose epimerase family protein, with protein sequence MISLFKDLQNLSSVASVVVSCSFLLILVIGCTQQATETQEISIEEEPFGTLEDEREVTEYTLSNANGMEVKIINYGGIVTSIQTPDADGNFENVVLGFESLDKYIPNGDYLGAIIGRYGNRIAEGTFSIDDTDYELATNDGDNHLHGGDEGFDQKLWNAKMQDDGSLTLNYLSEDGEEGYPGNLDVTVVYSLTNDNELKIAYKATTDKATPVNLTNHSYFNLSGQPDSPILDHELMLAADRYTPVNEELIPTGELAEVEDTPFDFTEPNGIGDRIDDVDGGYDHNWVLNRTESDSLFHAATLYHDESGREMKVFTEEPGLQFYSGNFLDGSMEGPNGTPYVKHGALCLETQHFPNAPNESDFPSTILEPGETYQTTTVYQFLTR encoded by the coding sequence ATGATCTCATTATTCAAGGATTTACAAAATCTGTCATCTGTTGCATCTGTAGTGGTGTCGTGTAGTTTTTTGTTGATATTAGTTATAGGATGTACACAGCAAGCGACTGAAACGCAGGAAATCAGTATTGAAGAAGAACCCTTTGGCACTCTTGAAGATGAGCGGGAGGTAACGGAATATACGTTGTCGAATGCCAATGGGATGGAAGTTAAAATTATAAATTACGGGGGTATTGTGACCTCAATACAAACTCCTGATGCAGATGGTAACTTCGAGAATGTTGTACTGGGATTTGAATCGCTGGATAAATATATCCCCAATGGAGATTATTTGGGGGCAATAATCGGGCGTTATGGCAATCGTATTGCCGAAGGTACTTTTTCCATTGACGACACCGACTATGAGCTTGCTACAAATGATGGTGACAATCATTTACATGGCGGTGATGAAGGATTTGATCAAAAGCTGTGGAATGCCAAAATGCAGGATGATGGCTCATTAACGTTGAACTATCTGAGTGAAGATGGGGAAGAGGGATATCCCGGCAACTTGGATGTGACCGTAGTTTATTCGCTTACCAATGACAATGAACTAAAAATTGCGTACAAAGCTACTACCGACAAGGCCACACCGGTAAATCTGACCAATCACAGCTATTTTAATTTGAGTGGTCAGCCCGACAGTCCCATTCTGGATCATGAACTGATGTTAGCTGCTGATCGCTATACCCCAGTAAATGAGGAGTTGATACCAACGGGGGAACTTGCTGAAGTGGAAGATACACCTTTTGACTTTACGGAGCCCAATGGAATTGGTGATCGTATTGATGATGTGGATGGGGGATATGATCATAATTGGGTGTTAAATCGTACAGAAAGTGATTCGCTATTCCATGCAGCAACGCTTTATCATGATGAAAGTGGTCGTGAGATGAAAGTATTTACCGAAGAGCCCGGCCTACAGTTTTACTCCGGTAATTTTTTGGATGGAAGCATGGAGGGACCCAACGGTACGCCATATGTGAAACATGGCGCACTCTGCTTGGAAACGCAACATTTTCCTAACGCTCCTAATGAGTCTGATTTCCCATCTACGATTTTGGAACCCGGGGAAACATATCAAACAACAACCGTGTACCAGTTTTTAACTCGATAA
- a CDS encoding HAD family phosphatase, giving the protein MANTPGVIFDMDGVIVDSNPAHKKAIQIFCKKHNQDVSKTFLENRLYGRTNKEWIPELFGKISDKKLQELADEKEQMFRDMFAPEDHIVEGIHSFLDELKNNNIPMAVATSAPGENADYILSGLSIAHYFDAILDSSHVTTGKPDPEVYLKAADHLNKKPTNCIVFEDSVSGVAAGRKAGAEVVGVLTTHTNEELSPCAMTINNFVDLTVQQTTELIYSLKK; this is encoded by the coding sequence ATGGCTAACACACCTGGAGTAATTTTTGACATGGATGGTGTAATTGTTGATAGCAATCCTGCTCATAAAAAAGCCATCCAAATATTTTGTAAAAAACATAATCAGGATGTATCCAAAACTTTTCTTGAAAACCGATTATACGGTCGTACAAATAAAGAATGGATACCTGAACTTTTTGGAAAAATCAGTGATAAAAAACTCCAAGAACTCGCAGATGAGAAGGAGCAGATGTTTCGTGATATGTTTGCACCAGAAGATCACATTGTTGAAGGTATTCATAGCTTTTTGGATGAGTTAAAAAACAACAATATCCCAATGGCTGTTGCAACATCAGCACCCGGCGAAAACGCCGATTATATTCTGTCTGGACTCTCTATAGCCCATTATTTTGATGCTATCTTGGATTCTTCACACGTTACCACCGGTAAACCTGATCCTGAGGTTTATTTAAAGGCTGCTGATCACCTAAATAAAAAACCTACTAACTGTATTGTTTTTGAGGATTCCGTTTCGGGGGTAGCAGCAGGTCGCAAAGCCGGAGCAGAGGTAGTAGGTGTACTGACAACCCATACAAATGAAGAGTTATCTCCCTGTGCGATGACCATTAATAACTTTGTTGACCTTACCGTTCAACAAACCACTGAATTAATTTATTCTCTGAAAAAATAA